One genomic region from Parerythrobacter aestuarii encodes:
- a CDS encoding lytic transglycosylase domain-containing protein — protein MSRTPFLAFALVASTSLVPPGLSADPASWDQARADLVARQPSQMAQVISRWEYLIGQRDLTFDQYAGFVLAYPDFPQIDRLRTRAEESLGEEAIGAEQLVAFFDRHPPLTNHARARYALALAALGRSDAFDIARGAWRGGEMSGPSEAYMLGLFGSRFTSGDHDARMNALLWQGEQEAAVRQINNVSAGERSLFMARLALTQGATPESSGLATPANAGQDAGYTYNLARFYRSKGNLPGAIELLAYRPRFDAPAFDAETFVGEMLRIARAAGSDPASRIAASVDDLFPAGYDVSKGAYRLRDDYTSLMWLGGTKALWNLGDGARAAPLFYRYGAAAQTPQTRSKGFYWAGLAAQRAGQAAEAERYYSEAAAYPDRFYGQLALAKLGRPVPSLAGKTVPEPSFEQRAAFNQATLTRAVKEVARDAPWRTGIQFYREIAQTADTPEEHLLRADLAREIGRRDLAVNVAEAAGADGLDQFVAQGFPRLQLPPGVDWTMVHAISRQESQFAQNAISHAGARGLMQLMPGTAREQAGKLGMQYMSASLIDSPSYNIQLGNGYFARMMDYYGGSYPLAVAAYNAGPGNVNKWLRVNGDPRNGGIDWITWIERIPIYETKNYVQRVIENAAVYEQLYPDSAALGRPRMAGDFLK, from the coding sequence ATGAGCCGTACGCCCTTTCTTGCTTTTGCGCTTGTCGCCTCGACTTCACTGGTCCCTCCGGGACTGTCGGCTGACCCGGCAAGCTGGGACCAGGCCCGCGCCGATCTCGTCGCGCGCCAGCCGAGCCAGATGGCGCAGGTCATCTCCCGCTGGGAATATTTGATCGGGCAACGCGACCTGACTTTCGACCAGTATGCCGGCTTCGTGCTTGCCTACCCTGATTTTCCCCAAATCGACCGTTTGCGCACCCGCGCTGAGGAATCTCTGGGCGAGGAAGCCATCGGGGCCGAGCAACTGGTGGCATTTTTCGATCGCCACCCGCCACTGACCAATCACGCCAGGGCGCGCTATGCCCTTGCCCTGGCGGCCCTTGGCCGGTCCGACGCGTTCGACATTGCCCGCGGTGCGTGGCGTGGCGGCGAAATGAGCGGCCCGTCCGAAGCCTATATGCTGGGACTGTTCGGGTCGCGTTTCACGTCGGGTGATCACGACGCACGCATGAATGCATTGCTGTGGCAGGGCGAACAAGAAGCCGCGGTGAGGCAGATCAACAATGTTTCGGCCGGAGAGCGCTCGCTGTTCATGGCCCGGCTTGCGCTCACGCAGGGCGCAACTCCCGAAAGCTCGGGCCTCGCCACTCCGGCGAATGCCGGGCAGGATGCCGGCTATACCTACAACCTCGCCCGGTTCTATCGATCCAAGGGGAATTTGCCAGGCGCGATCGAGTTGCTGGCCTATCGCCCGCGCTTCGATGCCCCTGCGTTCGATGCCGAGACCTTCGTTGGCGAGATGCTCCGGATCGCGCGCGCGGCAGGCTCGGACCCGGCTTCACGAATTGCCGCGTCGGTAGATGACCTGTTCCCTGCCGGTTACGACGTCAGCAAGGGCGCCTATCGCCTGCGGGACGACTATACCTCGCTGATGTGGCTGGGAGGGACCAAGGCGCTGTGGAACCTTGGCGACGGCGCGCGGGCAGCACCATTGTTCTATCGCTATGGGGCCGCCGCGCAGACCCCGCAAACCCGCTCGAAAGGCTTCTACTGGGCCGGGCTCGCCGCCCAGCGCGCAGGGCAAGCAGCTGAGGCGGAGCGTTATTACAGCGAAGCCGCAGCGTATCCCGATCGCTTCTACGGCCAGCTAGCCCTTGCCAAACTGGGTCGCCCGGTACCTTCGCTAGCCGGCAAGACCGTGCCGGAGCCCAGTTTCGAGCAACGCGCGGCATTCAACCAAGCCACCCTCACCCGCGCGGTGAAAGAGGTTGCCCGCGATGCACCGTGGCGCACCGGGATCCAGTTCTACCGTGAGATCGCCCAGACTGCCGATACGCCAGAAGAGCACTTGCTGCGGGCTGACCTCGCCCGCGAGATCGGGCGGCGCGACCTGGCAGTCAATGTCGCCGAGGCCGCCGGAGCCGACGGCCTCGACCAGTTCGTGGCACAGGGATTCCCGCGCCTGCAGCTACCGCCGGGTGTCGACTGGACGATGGTTCATGCCATCAGCCGGCAGGAAAGCCAGTTTGCGCAGAACGCCATCAGCCACGCCGGGGCGCGGGGGTTGATGCAGCTGATGCCGGGCACGGCGCGCGAACAGGCCGGCAAGCTCGGCATGCAATATATGAGCGCGAGCCTGATCGACAGCCCGAGCTACAACATCCAGCTCGGCAATGGCTATTTCGCACGGATGATGGATTATTACGGCGGCAGCTATCCGTTGGCAGTCGCTGCCTATAATGCAGGCCCCGGCAATGTGAACAAGTGGCTGCGCGTCAATGGCGACCCGCGCAACGGGGGGATCGACTGGATCACATGGATCGAACGGATCCCGATCTACGAGACCAAGAACTACGTCCAGCGCGTGATCGAAAATGCCGCCGTCTATGAGCAGCTCTATCCCGACAGCGCAGCCTTGGGCCGGCCACGGATGGCAGGCGACTTCCTGAAATAG
- the greB gene encoding transcription elongation factor GreB, which produces MAAPSHPITPAGYAALKARYDHLLGTERPEIVEIVSWAAGNGDRSENGDYLYGRKRMREIDRELAHLARRMKNSRVIDPAEQPDQDRCFFGATVELADEDDGRKVVTLVGDDEQDASCGKIGWSSPLARALKGASVGDVRTVRLPSGEKEWEVLAITYSGVASD; this is translated from the coding sequence GTGGCAGCGCCGTCCCATCCCATAACACCGGCAGGTTATGCCGCACTCAAGGCGCGGTATGACCACTTGCTGGGTACCGAACGGCCGGAGATCGTCGAAATCGTGAGCTGGGCAGCCGGCAATGGCGACCGCAGCGAGAACGGGGACTATCTCTATGGCCGCAAGCGCATGCGCGAGATCGACCGCGAGCTGGCCCACCTGGCCCGCCGGATGAAGAATTCACGCGTGATCGATCCGGCCGAGCAACCTGACCAGGACCGCTGTTTCTTCGGCGCCACCGTGGAACTCGCCGACGAAGACGACGGGCGAAAGGTTGTAACCCTGGTCGGCGACGATGAGCAGGACGCCAGCTGCGGAAAGATCGGCTGGTCGAGCCCCCTTGCCCGCGCGCTCAAGGGCGCAAGCGTAGGCGATGTGCGCACTGTCCGCCTGCCCTCGGGCGAGAAGGAATGGGAAGTGCTTGCGATAACCTACAGCGGGGTCGCTTCCGACTAG
- a CDS encoding cupin domain-containing protein yields MDLLNNRNLVWDHYLGDESCDDTSFNWPIDYQGTVLDVRDDGHLDVLYRWAPNAYCHFHRHTAPTTSLVLEGELHVTEVIDGEPGETRVRKRGDWAHRPETEDHMERGGPDGALVLFSIYAPDGILSQRLDKQGNVLVSVTMEMLKARQAALV; encoded by the coding sequence GTGGACCTGCTCAATAATCGTAATCTCGTGTGGGACCACTATCTCGGCGACGAGAGCTGCGACGATACCTCGTTCAACTGGCCGATCGATTACCAGGGCACAGTGCTGGACGTGCGCGATGATGGCCATCTCGACGTGCTTTATCGATGGGCACCCAACGCCTATTGCCATTTTCACCGCCACACCGCGCCGACCACGTCGCTGGTACTCGAAGGCGAGCTGCACGTAACTGAAGTGATCGATGGCGAGCCGGGCGAAACGCGCGTTCGCAAGCGCGGTGACTGGGCACACCGGCCTGAGACGGAAGATCACATGGAGCGCGGCGGGCCCGATGGGGCGTTGGTGCTGTTCAGCATCTATGCGCCCGACGGGATCCTCTCGCAGAGGCTCGACAAGCAAGGCAATGTGCTTGTCAGCGTGACCATGGAAATGCTCAAGGCCCGGCAGGCTGCACTGGTCTAG
- a CDS encoding TIGR00341 family protein — protein sequence MGAQKVEIFLPENEFIRLEEIVARHCRRFWREDVPGENEKLTCLVQQRYTARLLDELEDAFGTVPSLSVVVSRVEAAIPPVIEDADTVIPEPGRLRPRTALERWFSRDRLSTDELYDDVEESLRLRPSYLITVLLSSLIAGLGMRSGQVAVVIGAMVIAPLLGPTMGMAMAATVGDLKLGRRAAATLAVGTLVAIFAGMFVGWTVPIDATVAELRNRTLVQPADIALALACGAAGVLAFSRGTSLSLVGVMIAVALVPPLAACGIFLATGNNALAGGAAYLFMVNLVCVNVAGIATFLLQGLPPRSWRMTAGIFAVWAALLLLLASSLAGVLEFGIAS from the coding sequence GTGGGTGCGCAGAAAGTCGAGATCTTCCTGCCGGAGAACGAATTTATCCGGCTCGAAGAGATCGTTGCCAGGCACTGCCGCCGGTTCTGGCGCGAAGATGTGCCGGGCGAGAATGAAAAGCTGACCTGCCTTGTCCAGCAACGCTACACCGCGCGGTTGCTGGACGAACTGGAAGATGCTTTCGGCACCGTACCCAGCCTTTCGGTCGTGGTCTCGCGGGTCGAAGCCGCCATTCCCCCCGTGATTGAGGATGCCGATACGGTCATCCCCGAACCCGGTCGCTTGCGCCCGCGCACCGCACTCGAGCGCTGGTTCAGCCGTGATCGGCTGAGCACGGACGAGCTCTATGACGATGTCGAGGAAAGCCTGCGCCTGCGGCCAAGCTATCTCATAACAGTGCTGCTCTCTTCCCTGATTGCCGGCTTGGGCATGCGCAGCGGGCAAGTGGCTGTGGTGATCGGTGCGATGGTAATTGCGCCGTTGCTGGGGCCGACGATGGGGATGGCGATGGCAGCGACGGTGGGGGACCTGAAGCTCGGGCGGAGGGCTGCTGCAACGCTGGCGGTGGGTACGCTTGTTGCCATATTCGCGGGGATGTTTGTCGGCTGGACTGTCCCTATCGATGCGACCGTGGCCGAATTGCGCAATCGCACACTTGTCCAGCCTGCGGACATCGCGCTGGCCTTGGCCTGCGGCGCTGCGGGCGTGCTAGCCTTCAGTCGGGGGACTTCGCTGTCGCTTGTGGGTGTCATGATCGCCGTCGCATTGGTCCCGCCGCTCGCTGCGTGCGGGATATTCCTTGCAACTGGTAACAACGCATTGGCGGGCGGGGCGGCCTATCTCTTCATGGTCAATCTCGTCTGTGTGAATGTGGCCGGGATCGCCACCTTCCTGTTGCAAGGATTGCCGCCGCGCAGTTGGCGTATGACCGCAGGCATCTTTGCAGTCTGGGCAGCGCTGCTACTCCTGCTGGCCTCAAGCTTGGCAGGCGTGCTCGAATTCGGCATTGCCAGCTGA
- a CDS encoding invasion associated locus B family protein, whose product MYLRLASVLALAIAAPAAAKDSLGIFGDWGAFRDPAAPRCYAIAKAAPSRMQRDYDPYASVGTWPRRKIRGQVHFRLSRALNAERDITLIINDRRFALIGGGGDAWAQDKAMDAAIVAAMRSGAQMVINATDARGRRFSNTYDLTGAATAMDAATVGCARL is encoded by the coding sequence ATGTACCTGCGCCTCGCCTCTGTACTTGCCCTGGCCATTGCCGCGCCCGCTGCAGCGAAGGATTCGCTCGGCATTTTCGGCGATTGGGGCGCGTTCCGCGATCCCGCCGCGCCACGATGCTATGCCATCGCCAAGGCAGCCCCGAGCCGGATGCAGCGTGACTATGATCCCTACGCCAGCGTCGGCACCTGGCCCCGCCGCAAGATACGCGGGCAGGTCCATTTCCGCCTCTCACGCGCACTCAATGCCGAGCGTGACATCACTCTCATCATCAACGATCGCCGCTTTGCCCTGATCGGCGGTGGAGGCGATGCGTGGGCGCAGGACAAGGCGATGGATGCTGCCATTGTCGCTGCGATGCGCTCTGGCGCGCAGATGGTGATCAATGCCACCGATGCCCGCGGGCGGCGATTCTCCAACACCTATGACCTGACCGGTGCGGCCACGGCAATGGACGCCGCCACGGTTGGCTGCGCACGGTTGTGA
- a CDS encoding amidohydrolase, translated as MLANRRAVLAGIAASPLLAATGQGTEITVFEARRIVTMESGLPEARFMAVANGMVLALAGTLDELSAWTGHRQHRVDRRFADKMLFPGLIDPHIHPMQSAVMLALPFLAPDEWHLPSGHWPGIVGQDAYRARLRKLVQEDVTDPLITWGHHELFHGPLGKAELDEIAPDRPLFVWQRSFHEIIANSAGLRRIGLGDKARFEAAMAAAKVEPGHGDYDTGVFSETALLVAIGKLQPVLLAPERMASGFAGLHQMMRERGVTTTSDMATGIFARFDTEAGLIASSFGRSDTAARVMLMPMAAELDTADDLDAWMMKARKYASDTVLLDRRVKLFADGAFFAQNMRMGPPGYADGHVGKWLTQPEDFHKQANRYWDAGFSLHIHVNGDEGLDLVLDAVAGLSRRVRQSVTLEHLGYCTEAQIQRIRDLAVMVSAQPNYIRVLGEAYGREGLGVDRASQMNRLGSLERYFVPLGLHSDFNMAPIDPFYLAWIAETREGIDGKVRAPALQLSREKALRAITIEAAQVIGMDSMIGSLAAGKKADFIALDSDPFEVEQDALKEMPIAATVFEGRV; from the coding sequence ATGCTTGCAAACCGCCGTGCCGTCCTGGCCGGGATAGCGGCGTCACCGCTGCTGGCCGCCACCGGTCAAGGAACCGAGATCACCGTGTTCGAAGCGCGGCGGATCGTCACGATGGAAAGCGGCCTGCCGGAGGCCCGCTTCATGGCTGTCGCCAATGGCATGGTGCTGGCCTTGGCAGGCACGCTCGATGAGCTCTCGGCCTGGACCGGGCATCGCCAGCACCGCGTCGACCGTCGATTTGCGGACAAGATGCTGTTTCCCGGGCTCATCGACCCGCATATCCACCCGATGCAATCGGCCGTGATGCTGGCACTGCCATTCCTGGCACCCGATGAGTGGCACCTTCCATCGGGCCACTGGCCTGGCATTGTCGGACAGGACGCTTACCGCGCGCGACTGCGCAAGCTGGTGCAGGAAGACGTCACTGATCCCTTGATCACATGGGGTCACCACGAGTTGTTCCATGGCCCGCTGGGCAAGGCGGAGCTGGACGAGATCGCACCGGACCGGCCGTTGTTTGTTTGGCAGCGCAGCTTTCACGAAATCATCGCCAACAGCGCTGGGCTGAGGCGTATCGGACTTGGCGACAAGGCCCGGTTTGAGGCTGCCATGGCGGCTGCCAAGGTCGAACCCGGGCACGGCGACTACGATACAGGCGTATTCTCCGAGACAGCCCTGCTGGTCGCCATCGGCAAGCTCCAGCCGGTGTTGCTTGCCCCCGAGCGAATGGCCAGCGGCTTTGCCGGGCTCCACCAGATGATGCGCGAACGTGGAGTGACCACGACATCCGACATGGCGACCGGCATCTTTGCACGTTTCGATACCGAGGCAGGGCTCATCGCCAGCAGCTTCGGCCGCAGCGACACTGCTGCCCGGGTGATGCTGATGCCTATGGCGGCCGAGCTGGATACTGCTGACGACCTCGATGCGTGGATGATGAAGGCACGCAAGTATGCCTCTGACACCGTATTGCTCGATCGGCGCGTAAAGCTGTTCGCGGATGGAGCTTTCTTCGCCCAAAACATGCGCATGGGGCCGCCCGGCTACGCCGATGGGCATGTCGGCAAGTGGCTGACTCAGCCGGAAGACTTCCACAAGCAGGCAAACCGCTATTGGGATGCGGGATTTTCGCTGCATATCCATGTCAATGGCGACGAAGGCCTCGACCTCGTGCTCGACGCCGTGGCCGGATTGTCGCGGCGCGTGCGCCAATCGGTTACGCTGGAACATCTGGGCTATTGTACGGAGGCACAGATTCAGCGGATCCGGGACCTGGCGGTGATGGTTTCTGCCCAGCCCAACTATATCCGTGTGTTGGGCGAGGCCTATGGCCGCGAGGGCCTCGGCGTGGACCGGGCTTCGCAGATGAATCGACTGGGCAGCCTCGAGCGGTACTTCGTCCCGCTGGGCCTGCATTCCGATTTCAACATGGCACCGATCGATCCGTTCTATCTCGCCTGGATTGCCGAGACCCGCGAGGGGATCGACGGCAAGGTTCGCGCCCCTGCCCTGCAACTCTCGCGCGAGAAAGCCTTGCGCGCGATTACGATTGAAGCAGCGCAAGTGATCGGCATGGATAGCATGATCGGCTCGCTGGCAGCCGGCAAGAAAGCCGATTTCATTGCGCTCGACTCCGACCCGTTCGAAGTCGAACAGGATGCGCTCAAGGAAATGCCTATCGCCGCGACCGTTTTCGAAGGGCGGGTCTAA
- the dapA gene encoding 4-hydroxy-tetrahydrodipicolinate synthase → MFSGSIPALATPFRDGSFDEATFRRLVDWQIDSGSSALVPCGTTGEASTLSNAEHHRVIEVCIEQAAGRVPVIAGCGSNDTRNALLHMNFSKKAGAAAGLCVAPYYNRPSQAGLIAHFSFLAENSDLPIVLYNVPGRTVTDIEDETVVELVTKYPDRIVAIKDASGDLSRVADHRMGIGREFCQLSGNDELWLPHSAAGGSGAISVTANVAPELCAEFHAAIAANELARARELNDKLFPLHYAMFSDASPAPVKYALSRVMEGFTDEVRLPLVPASEASRKAVDEALEFAGLI, encoded by the coding sequence ATGTTTTCGGGCTCCATTCCGGCTCTGGCGACTCCTTTTCGCGACGGATCGTTCGACGAAGCGACCTTCAGGCGGCTGGTCGACTGGCAGATCGATAGCGGATCGAGCGCGCTCGTGCCTTGCGGCACGACCGGTGAAGCATCGACCCTGAGCAATGCCGAACACCACCGGGTGATCGAAGTCTGCATCGAACAGGCCGCCGGGCGCGTGCCGGTGATTGCCGGGTGCGGCAGCAACGACACGCGCAATGCGCTGCTGCATATGAATTTTTCCAAGAAGGCGGGTGCGGCGGCCGGGTTGTGCGTGGCACCCTACTACAACCGCCCGAGCCAGGCCGGATTGATTGCGCATTTCAGTTTCCTTGCTGAAAACAGCGACCTGCCGATCGTTCTTTATAACGTCCCGGGCCGTACGGTGACCGATATCGAAGACGAAACCGTGGTCGAACTGGTCACAAAGTACCCGGATAGGATTGTCGCCATCAAGGACGCCAGCGGCGACCTTTCGCGAGTGGCGGACCACCGCATGGGCATCGGGCGCGAGTTCTGCCAGCTGTCGGGCAATGACGAGCTGTGGCTCCCACATTCGGCGGCAGGGGGAAGCGGGGCGATCTCCGTTACTGCCAATGTCGCCCCTGAGCTCTGTGCGGAATTCCACGCCGCGATTGCCGCCAATGAATTGGCAAGGGCGCGTGAGCTCAACGACAAGCTGTTCCCGTTGCATTATGCGATGTTCTCGGATGCCTCGCCGGCACCGGTCAAATATGCGCTCAGCAGGGTCATGGAAGGCTTTACCGATGAAGTGCGCCTGCCGCTGGTCCCGGCCAGCGAAGCCTCGCGCAAGGCGGTCGACGAAGCGCTGGAGTTTGCCGGGTTGATCTGA